A stretch of DNA from Elephas maximus indicus isolate mEleMax1 chromosome 21, mEleMax1 primary haplotype, whole genome shotgun sequence:
CAGATGTGCCTGTGGTCACAGTGGCCTGGACTCTGGGCCCCCCCGAGCTGGGCCATGTGAGGGTGGAGGGTGGTAGAAGAGATAATCTCTGGGAAGAAGGGTTAACCTTTTGGATTACAGAATCACAAATGTGCTCTTTGCCCCTGAACTTGTGACTGGGTACCCAGCCTTCTCTCTTCCCTACTTTAACCCCACAGCCGAGTGTCATCCCTTGGGGACCCAAGCCAAAAACTGGGACAAGCGAGGAGTACCCCTCCCTATCCTCCCCATTCGGCCTCAGGAAAGAGCACCCTGCCAAGGAGATGCTCCGCCTCCCCAGGGACATTTGGGACGAGAACTGAACAAGCATCTGGGGAGGATCAGGGAACATGTACTCAACAGTACAGAAACCAGACAGCTGGTTATTTGGGGGGGAGGAAATAAGGTCATGTCCAGCGCACCAGAGCCCCCCTCCCCAGCACCTTCCTCCCAGAGCTGCTGGCTTACCTGCTGGCCAGGGTCCCTCCTACCTCAGGGTGGAAGCCCTGGCAGGTCAGATGTACAGGTCCTCAGGTAAGGCCTGGCACCAGCTTTCTGCAGCTACACCCACCTTATCTCTTGGTTCCCTGGGCTCTTGCTCTCCCAGAAACCTCCAGGGCTGAGCTCCGTTCCTTGCTGGGCAGGCCCCACCCCATTCCCAGCCTCCAGCCCTCACCCTAACCACCTCTTCCAGGAACACCCCCTCCTTACCCACCACACGCACACGGGGACAGGACCTGTCACAGAGGCCTCCTCGCCTGAGTGGCTCCAGTGTCTGTGTCCAGACTCCTTCATCCCCAGCGACCTtctcctccccctgctcctccGCCTCTCAAGGTTTTACCCTGAACCTTGGTAGTCTCTGATTCACCTCTGGAGCCTTTCTCAGGCAGCAGAACTGAGCAGCACTGAGTGACCTAAGTCTGGGTACCAGAAAATCATCCCCACAAAACGAAAAGAGCAAAACTCTTGCAAAAGGCCTGGGAGTGCTGGGAAGGATTCTCAGGCTGGGTGTATCTAAGGATTGTGCACTTGATGTTGCCAGTGCCTGCTGGCCAGGAAGAAGGTGCTGTGCAGGAGGCACTGGTTCCAAAGGGGGAACTGGTTTGAGGCCCTGGGTGGAGGTGAGTCTCTAGGTGAGCCCATTGCTGAGTGTGAGTCCCCTAGGCCTCTGCCTCAGAAAACAGCAGAAACAGGAGGTGTGTCCCTGACGGGGGTGGCTCAGGAACCTCAGTCTAGGCCTGGctcccttccttcccccaccccccactgctGCAGTTACCCCTAAACCCACCAGCACAGCCAAGTGGAGAGATGGGTGAGAAGCTCTTGGATCTTCTGGTCTCCAGGGCAAGGGTGTGGGTTCAGGGGATAAACAGCTTGCCTGTTTCACtgctgataataaaaaaaattttttttttgcccaggaAGTAGGCGGAGGGGCTGTAAAGAATTGGTAAGAGATGGGCAGGAAGTCCCAATAGATAAATAACAGCTGCTGACAGAGGAGTGGGCGGGGAGAAAGTTGGTTTCTGAGCTTCTCTCCAGGGGCCGGATGTCTAATACCGCAGGCCACAGAGAAAACTAGCCCAGCAGAAACAGACTCAGCTGAGTCAGAGAAGGTGGACACTGCCTCTGGAGAAGATTGACCATGCAGCACGATCTTCCATAACGTCCGATGTCAGCCCTCAAACAGGCTAGCATTGCTGCCCATGGCCTGCGGTATCCCTACAAAGCAATCCTAGGAATTCTGACTGTGCTCAGGTCCTTACACACTCAGGAACATGTGCGCACTCACACCCAAGTGGGAAGCTGGTGTATCCTCCTCCAAAaaacccctggtggcgcagtgattaagtgctcagctgctaactgaaaggtcggtagttcgaacccaccagctacttctggggagaaaggtatggcactctgcttccgtaaagattacagccttggaagcccaatggggcagttctactctgtcctatagggttgctatgagtcagaatcgactcgacggcgacaagtttggtttttggtaacttCCACCTTACCCTCACCGGAGGCCATCTCTGTGCCCTGCACCACGCAGGGGAAACAAGCACAGAGGAGCCAAGCCTTGTCTGTtctctaggagctcccagtatgAGCAACACAGACCTGGATGCAGGGACAATTGGGGCAAAGGCTATGTATAGCAAGTTACCCAGGTGCCGGCAGTGGGCAGAAGTAGAAACAGGTGGAGGCAGGGAAGTGCAGGGCTGGGCTCCAAAGCTGACCCTGAGGGCCTGAGTGTCAGCCCTGATGCTTCCACCCACTCCCTTGCCCTGTCCCCACCCAGAACATCTCCAAATTCTGCTGGTTCAACCTCCAAACATCTCCCAGACGTGTCTCCTCTCCTTCCCACTACCTTTTCCCAGGTATAGGACATCTTCACACCTTCCTCTCTCATCTCCTGGTATACTCACCTCCATTCCCCTTTTCAAAAATTGAATGTCACTCACCTGCCTAAAGTTCTTCCATGGTTTCCCACTGCTCTTAAGATAAACCAAAGTATTTTCTTTGGCTTTCAAATCCTAAGGAGTCTGCTCCCACTGGCCTCTCCAGCATCAGGAAATAGCACAAACCCTTCATCTTCTAAACCCTGGCCATACCAGCTAAGCTACCTACTGCCACAGGACCTTGGCACATGCTGTCCCCTCAGCCTCCAACTGGTGGAGCtgttgaggcagggccaagacagaAAATGTCGCTGCCAGGGTGGGGTGGGTGAACGAGCAGCTTCTCCCTCTAATTCTCCCCTTATGCAGTGTTTACTTAAATCAAGACCTGCAGAAGAGGCAGTGGGAGAAACGACCTTCTGGGAACAAGTTTATCCCATTGGCAGAGCTGACCCACCACCAGTGTAGACCTCCAGTGTACTGCAGAAACACATAGAGATGGAAGAAGTGAGGCTGAGTTACAGTTGCATAACCCACCTCACATGCTAAGAGTGCAGGTGTGGGGTGGAGGCAGGGGCTTACTGAGCAGCTAGCATTGCCCAAGTGATGGCCATCTCCTTGGTCCTGGAGACTCATCCTGCCCTTGCTTCTTTCTGGGTATTCGGTTCTGCTCGCATGACGGGCTGCCCCAGTCAAATTCCTAGAAATAAGTCTCCCCAGCCAGAAGGCCATCTGTCTACCACAGACATGCATCCTCCAATTACAAAGCTGAGGCCACCCTTCCTGAAGTGTCAAATGGCCaacacatttttcttcttcaaaaggCAGACATGGTTATCTTGCCAGGAGAAGTACTGTCTCTGTTTCCTGCTTCTACCCAGCCTTCTCCCCAACCCCTACCTTTCTTTTCTGCACCCTCAACTGCTTCTCTGTTGGCCACTCCTGGAGATCAGTGATGGCTAGTGTCCCATCACATGGTCGAGCTCCTCTTACACTTACATTCTGCCTGGTTTTAGGCAATATAGAGGATCCAATATACAGGGTCTCCAGAGCAAAGTCATGCGTGATGTTGACATCCTTGAAGTGTCTGGCTGGGCTGCTTCTGGGGACCAGATGTACTGGTAACTCAGGCGTGAGGCCCACAGGGATTGGCTCGCATGCTGTCCCGAGTCCCTAGGTAGTGCTGTCAGCCTGGGGAGGCTAGAGGGGCCTGGGGAGCAACAATTGGATCCAGGAAGGTCCTCAAGGGTGCCCATGGGATTTACACGGCACCCCCTAAACTGCGATATTCAGTTGCCACGTGAGAGGGGTACATCATGGAAAACCCTGCCAATTCCAAACCTTCCCTGGTGACTTACTCTGTCTAAATAGGGACATGGGCAAAACTTTCCACTCTCTCAGGTTTAGGTTTTGCTGGGAACTGGCCTTCTTTTGCCTCCTCCTAACGGTGGTCTTAGTGGTTGCCTTCTGCTGAAGCTGGGTGGTGAACTCAATGAGGCCATGACCACAATAGTGCAACACATCACTACTCCCACATGAGTGGGAGTGCACAGTATTACAGCACTTGCCACCACGCCCACACACAACAAGTGCTCATTCCACATTTTTTGCAGGCTCAGGAGGCTGCCGTTTTCCCCCCCTTGTGGAACAAGTGACAACAAGCATAGCTAGAGTTACTGTGTGCCTGGAGCTATGCTACCAGTTTGATATGCTTTAACTCATTCAATCTTCACAACAGaccacaaaccaaaaaccaaacccattgccattgagtcaatttcaactcatagcgaccctacaggacaggatagaactgccccacagggttttcagggctgcaaacctttttttatttattgtgctttaagtgaaagtttacaaatcaagtcagtctgtcatacaaaaagttatacacaccttgctttgTACTCCTCCTcgctgctttccccctaatgagacggcacgttccacttctccaccctgtattctccgtgtccattcaaccagctcctgtccacttctgctttctcatctcgcttccagacaggagttgcccacatagtctcatgtgtctacttgagccaggaagctctttcttcaccagtatcattatctatcttatagtccagtccaatccctgtctgaagagttggctttgggaatggttccagtcttgggctaacaatgggtccgggggccatgacctccagggtccctctagtctcagaccattaagtctggtccttttacgagaatttgagatctgcatcccactattctcctgcttcatcagggattctctgttgtcttccctgtcagggcagtgatcgtggtagctgggcgccatctagttcttctggtctcaggctgatgtagtctctggtttatgtggccctttctgtctcctgggctcatatgtctttggtgttcttcattctcctttgctccaggtggattgagaccaattaatgcatcttagatggctgcttgctagcgtttaagacctcagacgcctctcaccaaagtggaatgcagaacgttctcttaatatattttgttacgcaaggctgcaaatcttcaggaaagcaaactgctacatcttcctcccacggagcagctggtgggtttgaactgcccaccttttttttggtaagcagctgagcactttaaccactcctccaccagggctccagcaaccCATAAAGTAGGGTTTTTACTAGCCTCATCTTGTAGGTGAAAAAAACAGGTTCGGCTCGCAGGTGGAACTGGATCTGAAACCAAAGTCCCCTGGCCTCCATATTTTGCAAGCTCTGTTCCCCcttagatcaagaggtagttgttcggacagaacaaggggatactgattggtttaaagtcaggaaaggtgtgcgtcagagttgtattctttcgccatgcctatttaatctgtatgctgaacaaataatccgagaagctggactatatgaagaagaatggggcatcaggattggaggaagactcattaacaacctgtgttatgcagatgacacaacctggcttgctgaaagtgtagaggacttgaaggacttactaatgaagatcaaagaccacagccttcagtatggattacacctcaacataaagaaaacaaaaatcctcacaactggaccaatgagcaacatcatgataaacggagaaaagattgaagttgtcaaggatttcattttacttggatccacaatcaacagccacggaagcagcagtcaagaaatcaaaagatgcattgcattgggcaaacctgctgcaaaggacctcttcaaagtgttgaagagcaaagatgtcaccctgaagactaaggtgtgcctgacccaagccatggtattttcaatcacatcatatgcatgtgaaagctggacaatgaataagcaaggccgaagaagagttgacacctttgaattgtggtgttggtgaagaatattgactataccatggagtgccaaaagaacgaacaaatctgtcttggaggaagcgcagccagaatgcttcctagaggcaaggatggcgaggctgcgtcttacatactttggacatgttgtcaggagggatcagcccctggagaaggacatcatgcttggcagagtacagggtcagcggaaaagagaaagaccctcaacgaggtggattgacacagtggctgcaacaatgagctcaagcataacaacaattgtaagaatggcacaggaccgggcagtgtttcgttctgtcgtgcatagggagggtcgctatgagtcagaaccgactcgacggcacctaacaacaacagttcccCCTAGCTCTGCTCTCCCAATGACCCCACCGAGGAACAAAGCAGTTGCTCCATCTAAAGGTTGCTCTTTCCTGACCTCCATGCTAGAACACGGGGCAGGAGAAGCCCTGCATTTTGGGGGCAGCTTGTGGGAAAAACAGGACTGAGAGTTTGTGGAGAAATGTACTTAGCTTTCTGTTTCCTGGACTTTCTGGGACCTGAGGCCAGACCCACCCAgagtctttgtctcttttggctcccCCTCCACAGGTGCTCCAGGCCTGGAGGGAACTCTTACCGAAGCCAGAGTTTGCAGAGAATAGTGGCCAGCCGCTTGGTAAGATATGCTCAGTCCATTTCTGCCCATCCTCTTACCTGCTCACCACTGCCAGCCTCACCAGGATTGGGCTGGACTGGCCCTATTTTCAGTGAGAGTTCATGGGACATATGGTAGCCAATTAAGGAAACCAACAGTAGTAGGGAGAGTAGCCCGTTGTCCCTGGGGCAGAACCCTCCCTGGATGTGGCTGGGAGGGAGGACAGGAATGGGTACAGGAAGGCCAGCTGCTGGGGAGGCAAATGGTCACAGTGATGCTCTCCTGGCCAAGTCAGGGCTCCTCGGATCCCTCCACTTCCAGCCTCTGTCTCTTTTACAAGGAAAGGCCTCAAATTCCTTACACCTACCCATCTGTTTGTCCAGACATCCTTTGCTGATCACCCACGGGGTGCTGGCCCTTTGCTGGGAGTGCACAGTGAAGTGGCTGGACATGCTACCAGTTATCACATGTGCTGGCACATAAGCACATAGAAGGGTAAGTTGTGGGGTCACCCGGTGCAGGCAATCAGCCCTGGCCAAATAAACATCTACTCCAGCATATGTGATTTCTCATTTAGCCTCAAGTTCAGACTTGCTGTGTCTTTTGCTCAGTCTAGCCTGCTCACCCCTGAGGCCTGTCAGGCCTGTTTTCTGCAACAACTCATTGTTGCTGTTAAATGGCGCACCCTGCCTCAGAGCCCTCCATGCTTCCTGGTTTTATGTGGGAAGCCTGCACTTCTCTGCCTGGCTTCCAGGGCTTCCCACAAGCTAATTGACCCTGTCAAGCTGACCACCTGAGCCCTCACTGATTGTTAACCTGGCCGAACATTAGGCTGCAGCTGagaagcttttatttttattttttaactttttattaggGGCAATTCCAAACATAAAAAAGTATAGAGAAGAGTGTACTGAACCCCTATCatccagcttcaacaattatcacCTGATAACCTATCTTTTTTCATTTATACCTTCATCCATCCTCTTCTCCagagtattttaaaacaaatcacagatatttcatccataaatatttaagTATGCATCTTTAAAAGAGCTCTTATTAATAGATGTAACTACTGTATCATTATTACCAATGAAGTTAACATTTTCACTTCCTTAATGCCATAAAATATCTATCATACTCACATACCCGATTGCCTAGTTTTTTTTCAATTGATTTGTCTGAATTATAGTGTAGACAAGATCCCCACATTGCTTGgtttttatttcaatttgtaggttcctcttccctctttttttcttccttgcaatttatttttggaaaaaaaaatcatatctttgtcctatagagttttctaCATTTTGAAATTTGCTAATTGCATTCTCATAGTGTCAATGAACATGTTCCTCTGTGTCTTATATTTCCTATTAACTGGTAATTATGGGAAGCTTTTAAAACTGCAGATTTCCAGGCCCTAtcctaaaaattttaatttaggaATGGTGTGTGTGTTGGGAAACTATTTTTCACAAGACCCCCCAGGTGAATCTGTTTATTCTCTGCTGGCTGCTTCCCAATCCCACTCCCCAGGACCAACCAGCTATTCCCTTAACTGCTGACAGAGACATTCGATGGTAACACACAGCAACTCCCTGCCATGGCACACAGCAGTTAGAGTGATCTTAACATCTACTTCAGATCACTTCTCTGTCCTGTTCAAATCCCTTCCATGGTTTCCCATCACACTTAAGAACCGCACTGCTCCCCATGGCTGGCAAGGCTCATGCCTACTTCTCGAACCACATCTTTCATTCTTCTCTCTCAATCATTCCTCCCCAATTACACTGACCTTTTTGCTGGTCCTAGAACCAGCCAGGCTATTCCTACCTCAGAGTCTTATACTTGCCATTTCCTCCACCAGAAATGTTCTGCCCATAGCTCTTCACGTGGCTCACATCTCTGCTCAAATGTTGCCTCCTTGTCTTCCCTGACTACCTTGTATAATGTAGCACCCCACATCACTCTGTCTTCTTATCCTGCTTTTTCTTTATAGCAATTATAACTACCTGAAATTATTATTTGTCTCTTCCCTTAGTTTGTGGGTGCCTTAAGGAGAGGGGCTTCAATCAACTCATTCACCAATATATCCCAAGCAACTAGCTCAGTGGCTGATGTATAACAggtactcaaaaaatatttattaaataaatggacggatggatggatagaacGAACAGTATCTTCTCAGTCCTGCCCTTTTTCgccttacacacacacattcatcagTCCTTTCCTTAAAGAACCTGCCTGTGTTCTACTCTAGTTTACAAAGGCATCAATGAGAGACCCGTGTAGTTAGAAGCTGCACCCAAAGGCCTTTCTTGGAGGAAGGTCTTAGAGGACCAGGCCCCCCGTGTAGAGACGTACTTCAAGGAACAGTGAGGTTTGGGGCCTTGTGTTAGAAAGGCTGGATTTCAAATACAAAACTGTTACAGAAAAGCATTTCATTGAACAGTTGCGACCCCACAGGGGCCAGAAAGGGCTGGAAAAAAGAACCATGTGAGCTTCAGGGAGGTGCTGCTCGACTCTCTTTAGCCTCTTGCTGCTCCAGGTGGCAGGTCTCCCTGGGTCTCTTTATTCTGCCTCCTGAGACTCCAGATGGGAGGCTCCCTGAGTAGCTATAGATTGCTTCTTCTTGGTCTTCTCCAGTTTCAGGAAGCGCAGCCTCTCCTGGTTTCTCCTGGTGGCCACTGGCAATGACTCAAAGCAGGAGCCCCCTGCTAGACCATTCTGTACCCTCCCTCTGCACCTGGTTCTTCCTTGGTTAACAGGGTAGATTCTCTTTCTTCTATCCAAGAAGGGACTCTAGAGGCTTGAGCAGGGGAgcatcaggttttcttccaggcCAGCTTCAGCCCCTGGTATGTTCAAACAGCAGCCTCTCATTTCAAACCTCAGTTTTCAAGGTTCCTTGCCAATGGCCAGATGGTATGGAAGGGGGCTGCTGGCTGGGGAAGGCtcagggagaatggctcaggttcTCCTCCAGTGGGGAGCAGTGGCAGTCACTGCAAGAAGAGGCACTAGCTATCTTAGGCAGTTAAATATGTGTGCTCTCCATAGAGTGGCTCAGCCAGAGAGCTTCTGGGGGGTCAGCCTCCTGCCACCATGCTGCAAGCGCCGAATTTTGGGCCTGGAGCAGCCTGGGTCTTCATGAGACTCTGCCAGAGGATAGCATCTCTTGGGATCCCGGCTGGGGGTTGGCTTCTCTGCTTCCACCTTTGCTGGGATGGCCACAGGAGCATCCCCATAGGCCCGGTAGCCGCCAACCAGGCAATATGTCTCCCCATGCCAGCCTACCTGGGTTTCTCCATACCCTCGGTAGAGGACATGGTAGTGACGAGGTGTAGGAAGATAAGTGGGAGCCACAGCTGCTGGGAAGAAAACCAGAACTGATCAGTCATGTTTGCTTTACACAGTCACCTGCCAGGACCTCCCCTGTCTCACATCTCTCCATTTCTGGCTGAAGCCCTCTTAACTGCTTGGCATTCAAAACACAGCCTTGGCCCATAGCCTCTAAGCATCCCCTGCAGAAGGGATATTGGTTGTAAAAGCAGTCCCATGGAGCCTATGGCAGCAGAATAAGACTTGGAAGTCTATTCCCCATTCCCAGAGAAAATGGTAGAACCCAAAAATGACTGCAGTCAGGCTCCCTCAATCTCTCCCTTCCACAATCCATGAAACTTTTCTTAAGGCCTGTCACTTCTGAGGTATTAATGGGAATGGTTTCCAAGTTTTGGAAATCTAATATAAATTGCTTAAGAACcactcccaaggagccctggtggcacaatagttaaacacttggctgctaaccaaaaggttggtggtttgaatccaccagctgcttcatggtaGAAAGAaaaccttggaaatgctatggaggcagttctactctgtcctgtagggtcgctatgagttggaatcaatttgatggcattgggtttgttttttttaagaactcTTCCCACCTTGGCAGTTCCTCTTGGGCCCCATTCATATTACCTGGTTCAACCATACTGAACTCTAACCTTCTGATACCTTTATCTAGATTAGAAAAAGGCAAAGGTACTGAGGCAGAGTGACCAGGAGGTTCAGAACCAGATTCTGGGTACCAACTCCAAGCTCTTCACATTGACCCCACCTCCTGGAACACTGTTTCCTCAGATCCCCAGTTTCAGTGTCACATCATCTCCCCTTGGTTCTTCTGCTCTTCCCAGCTATGACACCACCCTTTCCCAGCACTCGGCATCTCGGTAGGAGATGTGTCTAAGGTGACCCATGGGTCTCATGATAGAAGAGTGAAAGTGGAGGGTCGGAAGGTGAGCTTCATGAAAGGCCCTCAATAGCTCTGTCTCAAACTGCTGTGTACGCTTTGCCAATAAAAACACATTCGGCTTCTGCTTAGAGGCCAGTCAGGAAAGGGTCTGGATGGGTGCATCTTGTAGCACAAAGGGGAAAGCTAGCTTTATAAAGATTAGAACCTAACTTATGCAGGGATGACACTTCACTTACTATCAACAGTGAGCAGGTGTGGGGCAATGTGGGGCACTGAAGGAACCCCAGACCACTGGTACaatttatggggaagttctgagTTGTAGTGGGCAAGCCCAAAAAGAATAGGTGGCAGCCTGGTGAGGCTGTGTGTACAAAATAACTCTTGTACAGATGCCTGGCCTA
This window harbors:
- the DPEP2NB gene encoding DPEP2 neighbor protein, yielding MSDRIFYIHSNLSSVPWEGSTAAAVAPTYLPTPRHYHVLYRGYGETQVGWHGETYCLVGGYRAYGDAPVAIPAKVEAEKPTPSRDPKRCYPLAESHEDPGCSRPKIRRLQHGGRRLTPQKLSG